GAGGGCGACGACCCGGTCGAGCAGGACCGGGACGTGGGAGGGGGTGTTCATGCTCAGCCCTGTCGACCCAGGCTGGTCAGCAGCACCAGGCAGCAGGCCAACGACGCCGACACGGTGGCCGAGAAGACCATCAGCACGAGCACGTCGCGGGCCTGGTGCCGCACCCGGGGCGCGGGCGCGGACAGGTCCGTCGCGCCGACGCCGGCTGCAGGTGTGATGCTCATGGTCTCGACCCCACGTCTCTGGTGCTGCTGTCCCCCCGGATCGCACGGCCAGGTCCCTGCCCGCTCCCCTGTGGGAAGTCGACGTCTGGAACCGGGGAAGGTGTCCCAGAAGTCGAGGGAGCGGGCCCGAGACCTCGCCGTGCGATCCGCTGTGAAGTTGTGCTCGTGCTGCCGCCCCCGCGGGTCAGTCCCGCGGGAACACCTCTTCACCCAGGTCCGAGAACGCTTGCTCGCGGGCATCGGAGTACTCCTGCCAGCGGGCGGCGTCCCAGATCTCCAGTCGGTTCACCACGCCGATCACGATCACGTCCCGGGTGAGGGAGGCGTACTCGCGGAGCATCGGCGGGATGCTGAGCCGGCCCTGCTTGTCGGGCTGGTCGTCGGAGGCGCCGGCGAAGAGCAGCCGGGTGTAGTCCCGCACTGCCCGGTCGGTGACCGGAGCCTGCTGTGCCTGCTGCGCCAGCTGCTCGAAGGCAGGACGGGGCCAGACGGTCAGACAGCGTTCCTGCCCCCTGGTCACCACGAGCCCCTCCGACAGCTGGTCCCTGAACTTCGCCGGGAGGAAGAGCCGACCCTTGTCGTCCAACCTCGGGGTGTAGGTGCCCATCAACATCGGGCGCCCTCCTCCCCTGAGAGCCCACTACCAGCGGCTCATCCTCCACTGCGCTCCACCATACGCCACATTCCTCCACCGTCAACCATCTTTCGCCCCGATTGCCGTCGTGTCGCGCCCCCGCGTCCCCGTTCGCGAGGGCATCGCAGCCGCGGTGCGGGCGCCGCTCCGCGCTCACCGTGCCCCCGCCCGGCTCCGGTGGAGCGGGGTGGAGCGCGGAGTGGAGCGGGGTGGAGGAGAGCGAGGGCACCGGGCAGGCGCCGGGTCGTGGCGTCCGGTGGGGCGCAGGGTGGAGCCGGGTGGGGGCGCAGGGTGGAGGCGGGTGGGGGCGCAGGGTGGTGGAGGCGGGTGGGGTGAGGGACCGCCGTGGACCACGAGGACGGACCGCAACCATTTCGTGACGCCAGATGACTCACGCGCGGCGGGCGAGGACCATAGGTTCGTGGTCGTGCCCCGTACGGTGGAGTGCGGAGCAGACGACAGAGGGGAACATGGCGTGGTGACGCAGGAGCCAGCCACCGGGCAGCCGACGAGGACCGCGGACGCGGCCGACCTCGAGACGCTCAGCACCGTCGTCGCCCGGATCCGGGCGAACGTCGAGCAGGTGATCGAGGGCAAGCCGGACGTCGTCTCGGCGGCCGTCATCGTCCTGCTGGCGGAGGGACACCTGCTCATCGAGGACGTGCCGGGCGTCGGCAAGACGATGCTGAGCAAGTCGCTGGCCCGCAGCATCGACTGCTCGGTCCGGCGGATCCAGTTCACCCCCGACCTGCTGCCCTCCGACGTGACCGGCGTGTCGGTGTTCAACCAGAACACCCGGGAGTTCGAGTTCCGACCCGGCGGGATCTTCGCCAACATCGTGGTCGGCGACGAGATCAACCGCGCCTCCCCCAAGACGCAGTCGGCGCTCCTGGAGTGCATGGAGGAGCGTCAGGTGACCGTGGACAACAAGACCTACGAGCTCGAGACGCCGTTCATGGTCATCGCGACCCAGAACCCGATCGAGATGGAGGGCACCTACGCCCTGCCCGAGGCGCAGCGTGACCGCTTCATGGCCCGGGTCTCGATCGGCTACCCGGTCGAGGCGGCCGAGCTCGCGATGCTGACCAACCACGCCCGCACCAACCCGCTCGACGACCTCGAGCCCGTGACCGATGCCGCGGAGGTGCGCAAGCTCAGCGCGATCGTCCACCAGATCTACGTCGCCGAGGCGGTCAAGCGCTACGCGATCGGCCTGACGGCGGCGACCCGCAGGTCCACCGAGCTGACCCTCGGCGCGTCGCCCCGCGCCACGCTCCACCTGCTGCGGGCGGCCAAGGCCAGGGCGGCGATCGCCGGGCGCGACTACGTGCTTCCCGACGACCTGAGGACGCTGGCCCGCCCGGTGCTGGCACACCGGCTGCTCCCGAGCGTGGAGGCCGCCATGAGCGGGCGCTCCACCGGCGACATCCTCGAGGCCATCGTCGGTTCGGTGCCGGTGCCCGGCGGCGCCCCGCTCTCCTGAACGACCACCGGGAAGGGGGTGGACCGTGCGTGAGGCACTCCGGGGTCTGACGCTGCGTGGCCGCGCCTTCCTCGCGGCCGGCGTGACGACCCTGGCGTGCTCCGTCGTGCTCGGCCAGCAGCAGCTCGGCCGGGTGGGCGTGCTCGTCGCAGTTCTCCCCCTGCTCGCCGCCGGACTGCTCGGTCGCTCCCGCTACCGCCTCTCGCTGGTGCGCACGGTGACCCCGCAGCTCGTGACCGCCGGCTCTCCGGCCCGGGTGTCGCTCGCCCTCAGCAACGCCGGCCGGACGCCGAGCGGCGTCCTGATGCTGGAGGACCAGGTGCCCTACGTGCTCGGCACCCGACCGCGGTTCGTCCTCGAGGGCATCGGCCACGGCTGGCACCACACGGTCACCTACCAGGTCCGGTCCGACGTGCGCGGTCAGTTCGAGATCGGCCCGATGACCGTGCGCATCACCGACCCGTTCGGGCTGGTGGAGCTCGGCAGGTCGTTCCGGACCACCGTCCCGATCACCGTCGTCCCCCGCACCGTCCCCCTCCCGCACATCCCGATCGGCGGCGCCTGGACCGGCTCGGGCGACAACCGTCCCCGCGCGTTCGCAACCGGCAGCGCGGAGGACGTGACGGTCCGGGAGTACCGCCACGGTGACGACCTGCGCCGGGTCCACTGGCGCAGCTCCGCCCGGGTGGGTGAGCTGATGGTGCGCCGCGAGGAACAGCCCTGGCAGAGCCGGGCCACGCTGTTCCTGGACAACCGGGCCCGGGCCCACCGGGGGCACGGGCTCGCCTCCTCCCTGGAGGCCGCGGTCTCGGCGGCCGCCTCCATCGCCGTGCACCTCAGCCAGCGCGGGTTCACCGTGCGCCTGGTGACTGCCACCGGCGAGGACCCGACGAACGCCTGGCACTTCCGCGAAGCCGAGCTCAACACCGCCCCCCTGCTGGAGTCGCTCGCCGTCGTCGAGGCGGTTCCGCAGTCGTGGCTGGAGTCGAACTGGCTCGCCGACCCCACCCACGGCGGTCTGCTGGTCGCCGTCACCGGTGCCGTCGGGGAGCTCGACGTCCCGGTGTTCCGCCGGATGCTCCACCACTCCACACCGGCCCTCGCCGTCGCCCTGGACGTCGACGCCTGGCAGAGCCGCGAGGCGGCCTCCGACCCCGCGACCTCCCTGCTGACCAACCAGGGATGGCGGGCCGTGACGCTGGGCCCGCGCGACCGACTCCCCACCGTCTGGCAGGACCTGGGTCGGACGAGCTCCCAGTCGGCCCGTGGGGTGCACGAACCCGTGCCGGGAGCGGTCCGATGAGCGTGCGGCACGGCAGCGTCGTGGTCCGGTCGGTCCTGGGCCTGATCGGCGCCGCCACCACCTGGTGCGCGACCCTGGCGTGGGGAGGCTTCAGCGAGGCGGCCGGGGACTACCTCCGCCCGCTGCTGGTCCTCGCGTTCGTCGTCACCGGCACGGGTGCCCTCCTCCACCTCGCCCGGCTCCCCGAACCGGTGGTGGTCCTCGGGCAGGTGGTGGGCACGGGCCTGCTCGCGGGAAGCCTCGTCGCGGGGACCCCGGTCTTCACCAGTGCCGGCTGGTCGGCCCTGGGGCAGCGGCTGGCTGCAGCGGTCGAGAGCTCCCAGACCTACGAGGCACCGGTGCCCGCGGACGCAGCGAGCATCGCCCCGATCCTCGTCCTCGGCGGGTGGTTGTGCCTCGTGCTCGTGGACGTCGCGGTCAACGGCCTGCGGCGGGTGCCGCTCGCGGGACTGCCGCTGCTGACCATCTACGCGATCCCCGTGAGCCTGCTCGGCGACGGGGTGCCGTGGTGGACGTTCGCGCTGACCGCAGCCGGCTTCCTGCTGCTGCTCTTCGTCCAGCAGCGCGAGCTGGTCGCGCGCTGGGGCCGCGGGCTCGGGGTCGGCGGCGGGCGCGACCTGACCGGCGCCTCGCCCACGGTCCGGGCCGCCGCGGGATCCCTGGGGTTCGCCTCGCTCGTCCTCGCGGTCCTCATCCCCCAGTTCGTGCCGACCCTCTCCCTGTCGGTCTTCGGCTTCGGCCCGGGCAGCGGCTCCGGCGACGACATCACGGTCGAGAACCCGATGACAGACCTGCGCCGCGACCTCAACCGCGGCAACGACATCCCACTGGTGCGGTTCGCCACCGACAACCCCGACCCCGGTTACCTGCGCATCGCCGTCCTCAACAACTTCACCGACAACGAGTGGAGCACCGGCGACCGCGACATCCCCGGCGACCAGCAGGCGCGAGGTCCACTGCCCGTCGCAGACATCGCCCCCGGGGTCGAGGAGCGCACCTTCGACCACCAGGTGGCCGTGCTCGAGGGGCTGGAGTCGATGTGGCTCCCCACGGCGTTCCCGGTCGAGGAGGTCTACATCGGCGGCGACTGGCGCTACGACACCGCGACCCTCGACATCCTCTCCGCCGACCGCTCCGTGACCACCGCCGGGCAGGAGTACCGGATGGTCGAGGTGGAACGTGAGCTCGACCGGGCACTGCTCGACCGGGCCCCCAACTGGGCGGGCGAGGTCAGCCCTGACCTGGTCGAGCTCCCCGACGGGTTCCCGGCGTACGTGCGCAACCTCGCGCTCGAGGTCACCCGCGACTACCCCTCCCGCTACGAGAAGGCGGTGGCGCTCCAGCGGTGGTTCCGTGAGGACGGCGGGTTCTCCTACAGCTTGGAGAACGTGCCCCCGGGCAACGGGACCGACGAGATGGTCGCCTTCCTCACCGAGGGCAACAACGGCCGGGTCGGCTACTGCGAGCAGTTCGCCTCGAGCATGGCGGCCATGGCGCGGTCACTGGGGATCCCGGCCCGGGTCGCGGTCGGCTTCCTGACGCCGGACCGCACCGGGCCCGACACCTGGGAGTACTCCGCCTGGGACATGCACGCCTGGCCGGAGCTCTACTTCTCCGGCGCCGGCTGGGTGCGCTTCGAGCCCACGCCGGCCGACCGGGTCCCCGGGGTCCCCAGCTACACCGAGACGCAGCTCACCGAGCCCGGCGCTCCGGAGGAGACCGAGCAGCCCGGCCCCACGGCCGACCCGTCGCAGACACTGCAGCCCGACCCCCGCCTCGACGAGGGCCGACTGCCGGAGGGCGAGGCCGGCGCAGCCGGCGAGCAGCCGTCGGCCCTGGTCCGGGCGCTCCCGGTCCTGGGCGGGCTCGCCGTGGGGCTCCTGCTCCTGTGGCTGCCGAGGACCCTGCGCCGCACGCAGCACCGACGCCGCCTGCGCGGTGACGTCGAGCAGGTGTGGGCCGAGCTCCGCGCCACGGCCGTCGACCTGGGCGTCGACTGGCCGGAGCAGCGCTCACCCCGGGAGACCCGTGACCACCTGGTCCGCTTCCTGGGCGACCCCGCCGCCGAGACACCTCAGCGGCCGCGCCGAGGCGAGCACATCGCCCCCGGCGCCGTCGCCGGGCTCGACCGGCTGGTGGGGAGGCTGGAACGGCGGCGCTACGCCCGCCCCGAGCAGCGGCGCGTCATCGATGCCGAGCTGGGGCAGGACGCCGAGGCGGTGCTCACCTCGCTGTGGGCCGGCGCGAACCAGAAGGCCCGGCGTCGGGCGACGTGGTGGCCGGTCTCCCTGCTGCCGTGGCGTCGGCCTCCGGAGACGGTCGTGGCGCCCACCCTTGTCCGGCACGGCGGCGTGGTCGACCACGTCGGGTAGTGCGAGGGGCGGGGAGGGCCAGCGGGCCGAGAGCCTGGGAAGCGGGGCCGGAGGAGTCCGGGCCGCGCTCGTCGACCGGCTCGGCCGGTCAACGTCCTGCGGTCAGAAACCGCCGCCCTCGCGGCGGCGGCGCCACCGCTCCTCCATCCGCTCGAGGAACGAGCCGGAGGTGTTGCTCCGGGGCCGACGACCCTGCTTCTTGCCGCCCTGGATGACGGTGAAGCCGCTCTTGGTGCTCGGCTCGGCCTCGTCGGCGGGCGCCGGGGGCGCGCCGTGCTGGCCGCGCACCACGCTGAGGCCGAGGGTCGCCGAGGCCAGCATGATGAGGAAGCCGACGATGCCCACCGGGATGATCTGCATGACCACGCCCGTCATCATCACCGCGACACCCACGACGAAGACCACGCCGGCGAGGATCGCGCGACGACGGGCGACACTGCGGAGCGAGGTGCCGCGCAGGGTGGAGGCGAACTTCGGGTCCTCCTCGACGAGGGCGCGCTCCATCTGCTCGAGCAGTCGCAGCTCCTCCTCGGAGAGAGGCACGGCATCCTCCCGGTGTTCGTGAGCCTCGGGTCGTTGTGAGTCCAGCATAGGCAGCCCGTGGTGAGGTCGGTACTCCGTCCCGGAAATAATTCTCGCCGACACCGTCCCGTGACCATGCGCCTCACCCCAGGAGGCTGGCAGGTCGGACGGCGGCACCCCCGAAACGGTGGGTGGCTCGATCGACGGCACGGTCGGCCTCGGGCCATCCGTGCTCCCGCTCCCCCAGCACCAGCTGTCGATGGACCTGGTCGCGAGGGAGCAACCCCTCCACGCGCACCCCCACCAGCCGCACCCGGGCCCGCTGCAGCCCGAGCGCGTCGTAGAGGCGGGTCACCGCTCGGTGGATCTCGACGGTGACGTCGGTGGCCTCGGACAGCGTCCGTGAGCGGGTGATGGTGGTGAAGTCGGCGAACCGGACGGTCAGGGTGACGGTGCGCCCGGCCACCCCCGCCACCCGCATCCGACGGCCCACCCTCGCCGCCAGTCGCAGCAGCTCACGGACGATCACCTCCCGGTCGTCGGTGTCACGACCGAAGGTCTCCTGGGCCCCCATCGACTGGTCGGGCTCGCCTCCGAAGAACGCCGGGGCATGGCGTGCCACGACCGGCCGCTCGTCGGTGCCCCAGGCCAGCTCGTGGAGGTGTCCGCCGAGGTGGTGGCCGACCGCGCGTCGCAGGGTGCGCACCGGCGTACGGGCGAGGTCGCCGACCGTGACCAGCCCCAGCCGGTGGAGCATCGCCCGGGTCTTCTCCCCCACCCCGTAGAGCTCACCGACGTCGAGCGGGTGGAGGAACGCGGCGACCTCGTCCGGGGGCACCACCACCACCCCGTCGGGCTTGGCGCGCTTGCTGCCGAGCTTGGCGACCGACGGTGATGCGGCGACCCCGACCGAGCAGGTGATGCCCTGCTCGTCGTGGACGACCGCCCGCAGGTTCTCGGCGATCTGCCGCGGTGTGCCGAGCCGGCGGGTGGCTCCACGCACGTCGAGGAACGCCTCGTCGAGCGAGAGCACCTCGACGAGGGGGGTGACCCGGCGGAAGGTCTCGATCACCGAGCCGGAGACCATGGAGAAGGTGTCGAAGTCGGGCGCGACGACCACCGCACGCGGGCAGAGCCGACGGGCGCGTGTCATCGGCATCGCCGACTGCAAGCCGTACTGGCGGGCGAGGTAGTTGGCCGAGAGCACCACCCCCCGGCTGCCGCCGCCGACCACGACCGGCTGGTCGGCGAGGTCGGGCCGGTCCCGGGTCGCGACAGAGGCGTAGAAGGCATCCATGTCGACGTGGAGGATCGGGCAGGCCAGGGACGCCTCGCTCATGTCGCCACCTTCCGGCGACGGTGGTCAGCGGGAGGCGACGACGTGGAGCTGCGCGGCGAGCGGGAAGTAGTCGGGTCGCTCGGAGACGGCCTTCTCGAGGTCGAGCAGGGCCGCGGTGGCACCGGGCTCGAGGTCGAGCAGCGTGCCGGGGACGAGATCGGCGAAGACGCGCACCGCGTGGGTCGTGGCGGGTGAGAAACCGGCGGCGGCGAGCAGCTCCTCGAGCTCGGGTGCGGTGAACCGGCGGCCGGACCGCGACGCCGGCTCGGATCCGTCGAGGATCGTCCGGGCCTGCTCGAAGTGGCCGGCCAGGGCGCGCGCGACCACGGCGGCATGGCGCTGGGCGACCAGCAGGCTGAGCACGCCCCCGGGGCGCAGCACCTCCCCGATCGTGGCGAGCCCGGCGGCGGGGTCGTCGACGACCTCGAGCACCCCGTGGCAGAGCACCACGTCGACGCTGCCCGGGTCGACGACCTCGAGCAGGGTGGACAGGTCGCCCTGCTGGCCGGTGACCTCGACCCCGCTCTCGTCGGCACGGCGGTCGAGGGCGGCCAGGGCGTCGGGGCTGGGGTCGACCACCCGCACCCGGTGGCCCAGCTCGGCAACCCGCACCGCGAACCCGCCGGTGCCGCCACCGATGTCGAGGACGTCCTGGGCGGGAGCACGATCGAGCAGGGGACGCAGTCCCTCCCACACCACGGCGGTCCGGGCCGCGCTGCGGCGCTCGCTGGGACGCTCGGTCGGCATGCGCCCCACCCTAGGGGGTCGTGGGTCCCGGCCCGGCCCGGCCACGGCTGCCCGGACGGGGCGGGGAACGGGCAGGTCATCCGGGGCTCCCGGGGCTGGTGTGCCACAGCTTGCGAGCCATGTCGGTGAGGGGACCCTTGACGGGGTCGCCGGCCGGCTTGATGTCGGCGTAGGGCGACATCTGGAAACCGCTGCTGTGGACCAGCACCCGCCGCTGCGCGGGGTGCACGAACCCCTCCGGAACGGTGGCGATGGCCTCGTGGACCGCGTCGATCCCGTCCCGCTGCCACAGGTCGTGGAGGGCAGGCAGCTCCCAGGCACCGGTCGCCCGCAGCGACACCCCGCGGTAGCCGGTCCGGCGCAGCTCGCCGCGCACCACCAGCAACCAGGAGCCGAACACCGTGGCGGCGTAGGGACCCTGGGCGTCCTCGAAGAAGGTCGCGTCGACCGGGCCGGTGGCGTCGTCGAGGGTCAGGAACACCACCCGGCGCCCGGACCGGACCGGGGGCGTCTGGGTGGCGACCTTGACCCCGGCGACCAGCAGCTCGGCCTTGCTGCGCCGCTGGAGCAGGTCACGGCTGCGGGTGACGCCGAGCTCGTCGAGGAACCCGGCGTAGCGGTCGACGACGTGGCTGCTGACGTCGAGGCCGAGGATCTCCAGCTCGGCGCGGAGCCGTTCCTCGGCGGTCATCTCCGGCAGCCCCGACACCTCCAGACCGGACACCTCACCCTCCCCCGGCCGGTCGTCGAGGTCGAGGGTGAGCTGGACGGAGTCGACCGGCGCCGCCGGCGGGGTCGCCCGCGACTGCGCGCTGGCGCGGGCCCACACCCCGCCGTGGGCGAGCGCGTGCCGCTCGGTCGGGGGTGCAGCCGCGCGGTCGAGCGGGTCGGTGCTGTTGCGGCCGGCGGCCGCCGGGACCGGCTCGGTGCGGGACGGCGTCAGCCGGCGCCGGGAGCCGAGGCCGCGCCCGCGCGCGGCGCGGTCGAGGGACCGGGCGTGGCGGTCGAGCTCGGTCACCTGCAGCAGCAGGTCACGGCGGGTGGGGCCGGCCGAGGGGGCCGTGGGCGTCCCGATGTCGTAGAGCCGGTCGAAACCGCCGGTGAGCACCAGCCGCTCGACCACCGGCCGGGAGACCCTGGCGCGGTGCCAGAAGTCGGTCAGGGAGTGGAAGGGGCGGCTGGCCAGGATCCGGGCCACCTCGGTGTCGCTGATCCCCTTCACCTCGGACAGTGCGAGCCGGATGGCGTGGGTGGTCTCGACAGCCCCCTCCCCCGGGTCGCCGGGCACCGGCTCCACGAGGTGCTCGCGGCCGCTGGCGTTGACGTCGATCCCGAGCACGGGGATGCCGCACTGGCGGGCGTCGTCGAGGATCAGCCGCTTGGGGTACATGCCGGGGTCGTGGGTGAGCACCCCGGCCAGGAAGTGGGCGGGCCAGTGGGCCTTGAGCCAGGCGGACTGGAAGGTCGGCAGCGCGAACGCCGCGGCGTGGGCCTTGCAGAACCCGAAGCTCGCGAACGCCGCCAGCACCTCCCAGACCCGGTCGACGACCGGCAGCGGGTAACCGCGGCCCAGCGCCCGGGGGTAGAACCACAGCTTCGTCTCGGCCATGCCGTCGACGTCACCGAGCGCCCGGCGCTTCTCGTCGGCCTCGGCGTAGGAGATGCCGGCGAAGAGGGCGATCATCTCGATCACCTGCTCGTGGAAGACCACCACGCCGTGGGTGCCCTCGAGGATCGGCCGCAGGTCGTCGTGGAGGTAGGCGACCTCCGCCCAGCCCTGCTTGACCTCCAGGTAGGGGGTGATCATGTCGCTCTTGACCGGCCCCGGCCGGAACAGCGAGATGTCGGTGATGATCTCGGAGAACGACTCGATGCCGGACTTGCCGACCAGCTCGCGCTGGCCGGGCGACTCGATCTGGAAGACACCGAGGGTCCTGGCCTCGCTGATCATCCGGTAGGTGTCGGGGTCGTCGAAGGGCACCTGGGCCTCGTCGTCGAGGTCGATCCGCTGCCCGTCGACCCGCTCGATCTCGGCCACGGCGTGGGCCATCGCCGACTGCATCCGGATGCCGAGCACGTCGAGCTTGAGCAGCCCGAGCTCCTCGACGTCGTCCTTGTCGAACTGGCTCATCGGGAAGCCGGCGAAGGAGGCCTCGACGGGGGTCCGGTCGAGCAGGGTGGTGTCGGAGAGCAGCACCCCGCACGGGTGCATCGCGATGTGGCGGGGCAGCCCGTCGAGCCGCTCGACCAGACCGAAGAACAGGTCGAGCCGCGCATCGGTCAGGCCGCTGGCCGCCAGCTCCGGCAGGTCGCGCAGCGCAAGCCGCGCGTCGCGGGCCCGGATGTGGGGGAACGCCTTGGCGATGGCATCGACCTCGCCGGGTGGCATCCCGAGTGCGGCGCCGACGTCACGCACGGCGTGGCGCACCCGGTAGGTGTCCATCATCGACACGCAGACGCAGCGCTCGCCGCCGTAGCGGTCGAGGATCGCCTCGTAGACCTCCAGCCGGCGGGCGGACTCCACGTCGAGGTCGACGTCGGGCAGGGACCCGCGCAGCGGCGAGAGGAACCGCTCGAAGAGCAGGTCGTGGCGGAGCGGGTCGACCCCGGAGACACCGAGCAGGTAGTTGACCAGGCTCCCGGCACCGGAGCCCCGGGCGGCGCACCGCACCCCCATCTCGCGGACCAGGTCGGTGATGTCGCCGACGGTGAGGAAGTAGGAGGCGTAGCCCAGGCCGCGGACGATCTCCAGCTCGTCGTCGAGCCGCTTCCAGATCCGCTGCCGCGGCGCGGAGCCGTAGCGACGGCCGATGCCCGCCTCGCAGCGCTGGCGCAGCAGCGCGTCGGCCGGATCACCCCCCACCGCGCCCCCCTGCCGGTCGAGCCGGTCGAGCCCGCCGGCGACCTCGAGCTCGGGCAGGTGGACCTCGCCGATCCCGAGGTCGCCCCGGGGGTCGAGGGCGCACCGGTCGGCGACGGCCCGGGTCGCGGCCAGCAGCCGGCGTGCCTCGCGCTCGCTGTCGGCAGCCAGGCCGCTCATCCGGCAGACCTCCTCGGCGACCTCGGCCATCTGCTTGCCGGACTTGAGGAAGCCCTCGGCGTTGCCCCGGTCGAGGTGGCG
The genomic region above belongs to Nocardioides coralli and contains:
- a CDS encoding AAA family ATPase, with amino-acid sequence MTQEPATGQPTRTADAADLETLSTVVARIRANVEQVIEGKPDVVSAAVIVLLAEGHLLIEDVPGVGKTMLSKSLARSIDCSVRRIQFTPDLLPSDVTGVSVFNQNTREFEFRPGGIFANIVVGDEINRASPKTQSALLECMEERQVTVDNKTYELETPFMVIATQNPIEMEGTYALPEAQRDRFMARVSIGYPVEAAELAMLTNHARTNPLDDLEPVTDAAEVRKLSAIVHQIYVAEAVKRYAIGLTAATRRSTELTLGASPRATLHLLRAAKARAAIAGRDYVLPDDLRTLARPVLAHRLLPSVEAAMSGRSTGDILEAIVGSVPVPGGAPLS
- a CDS encoding DNA polymerase III subunit alpha → MSPEPFVHLHVASGYSLQYGASHPHALVERAAEQEMDTLALTDRDGTYGAVKFATACRSAGIRPVLGVELALDPGDSPRPTSRSRTPVRGGAFRDLPGDRGGLPRVTLLAHAGGPGGGRAGWAAICRLLSAVHLAGERGRPVATLDLLAPYLGSGDVVVLLGPGSPVGAAVTRRRDDLALAALAPWREVVPTANLLLELVSHRLPGREGGWGPGTTVHAARMAGLARQAGLGTVLTNAVRYADRTDAPTVDVLDAARRLVALDRRHLDRGNAEGFLKSGKQMAEVAEEVCRMSGLAADSEREARRLLAATRAVADRCALDPRGDLGIGEVHLPELEVAGGLDRLDRQGGAVGGDPADALLRQRCEAGIGRRYGSAPRQRIWKRLDDELEIVRGLGYASYFLTVGDITDLVREMGVRCAARGSGAGSLVNYLLGVSGVDPLRHDLLFERFLSPLRGSLPDVDLDVESARRLEVYEAILDRYGGERCVCVSMMDTYRVRHAVRDVGAALGMPPGEVDAIAKAFPHIRARDARLALRDLPELAASGLTDARLDLFFGLVERLDGLPRHIAMHPCGVLLSDTTLLDRTPVEASFAGFPMSQFDKDDVEELGLLKLDVLGIRMQSAMAHAVAEIERVDGQRIDLDDEAQVPFDDPDTYRMISEARTLGVFQIESPGQRELVGKSGIESFSEIITDISLFRPGPVKSDMITPYLEVKQGWAEVAYLHDDLRPILEGTHGVVVFHEQVIEMIALFAGISYAEADEKRRALGDVDGMAETKLWFYPRALGRGYPLPVVDRVWEVLAAFASFGFCKAHAAAFALPTFQSAWLKAHWPAHFLAGVLTHDPGMYPKRLILDDARQCGIPVLGIDVNASGREHLVEPVPGDPGEGAVETTHAIRLALSEVKGISDTEVARILASRPFHSLTDFWHRARVSRPVVERLVLTGGFDRLYDIGTPTAPSAGPTRRDLLLQVTELDRHARSLDRAARGRGLGSRRRLTPSRTEPVPAAAGRNSTDPLDRAAAPPTERHALAHGGVWARASAQSRATPPAAPVDSVQLTLDLDDRPGEGEVSGLEVSGLPEMTAEERLRAELEILGLDVSSHVVDRYAGFLDELGVTRSRDLLQRRSKAELLVAGVKVATQTPPVRSGRRVVFLTLDDATGPVDATFFEDAQGPYAATVFGSWLLVVRGELRRTGYRGVSLRATGAWELPALHDLWQRDGIDAVHEAIATVPEGFVHPAQRRVLVHSSGFQMSPYADIKPAGDPVKGPLTDMARKLWHTSPGSPG
- a CDS encoding DUF58 domain-containing protein — protein: MREALRGLTLRGRAFLAAGVTTLACSVVLGQQQLGRVGVLVAVLPLLAAGLLGRSRYRLSLVRTVTPQLVTAGSPARVSLALSNAGRTPSGVLMLEDQVPYVLGTRPRFVLEGIGHGWHHTVTYQVRSDVRGQFEIGPMTVRITDPFGLVELGRSFRTTVPITVVPRTVPLPHIPIGGAWTGSGDNRPRAFATGSAEDVTVREYRHGDDLRRVHWRSSARVGELMVRREEQPWQSRATLFLDNRARAHRGHGLASSLEAAVSAAASIAVHLSQRGFTVRLVTATGEDPTNAWHFREAELNTAPLLESLAVVEAVPQSWLESNWLADPTHGGLLVAVTGAVGELDVPVFRRMLHHSTPALAVALDVDAWQSREAASDPATSLLTNQGWRAVTLGPRDRLPTVWQDLGRTSSQSARGVHEPVPGAVR
- a CDS encoding methyltransferase domain-containing protein; this encodes MPTERPSERRSAARTAVVWEGLRPLLDRAPAQDVLDIGGGTGGFAVRVAELGHRVRVVDPSPDALAALDRRADESGVEVTGQQGDLSTLLEVVDPGSVDVVLCHGVLEVVDDPAAGLATIGEVLRPGGVLSLLVAQRHAAVVARALAGHFEQARTILDGSEPASRSGRRFTAPELEELLAAAGFSPATTHAVRVFADLVPGTLLDLEPGATAALLDLEKAVSERPDYFPLAAQLHVVASR
- a CDS encoding DUF3040 domain-containing protein, which translates into the protein MPLSEEELRLLEQMERALVEEDPKFASTLRGTSLRSVARRRAILAGVVFVVGVAVMMTGVVMQIIPVGIVGFLIMLASATLGLSVVRGQHGAPPAPADEAEPSTKSGFTVIQGGKKQGRRPRSNTSGSFLERMEERWRRRREGGGF
- the dinB gene encoding DNA polymerase IV: MSEASLACPILHVDMDAFYASVATRDRPDLADQPVVVGGGSRGVVLSANYLARQYGLQSAMPMTRARRLCPRAVVVAPDFDTFSMVSGSVIETFRRVTPLVEVLSLDEAFLDVRGATRRLGTPRQIAENLRAVVHDEQGITCSVGVAASPSVAKLGSKRAKPDGVVVVPPDEVAAFLHPLDVGELYGVGEKTRAMLHRLGLVTVGDLARTPVRTLRRAVGHHLGGHLHELAWGTDERPVVARHAPAFFGGEPDQSMGAQETFGRDTDDREVIVRELLRLAARVGRRMRVAGVAGRTVTLTVRFADFTTITRSRTLSEATDVTVEIHRAVTRLYDALGLQRARVRLVGVRVEGLLPRDQVHRQLVLGEREHGWPEADRAVDRATHRFGGAAVRPASLLG
- the mraZ gene encoding division/cell wall cluster transcriptional repressor MraZ; amino-acid sequence: MLMGTYTPRLDDKGRLFLPAKFRDQLSEGLVVTRGQERCLTVWPRPAFEQLAQQAQQAPVTDRAVRDYTRLLFAGASDDQPDKQGRLSIPPMLREYASLTRDVIVIGVVNRLEIWDAARWQEYSDAREQAFSDLGEEVFPRD
- a CDS encoding transglutaminaseTgpA domain-containing protein — translated: MSVRHGSVVVRSVLGLIGAATTWCATLAWGGFSEAAGDYLRPLLVLAFVVTGTGALLHLARLPEPVVVLGQVVGTGLLAGSLVAGTPVFTSAGWSALGQRLAAAVESSQTYEAPVPADAASIAPILVLGGWLCLVLVDVAVNGLRRVPLAGLPLLTIYAIPVSLLGDGVPWWTFALTAAGFLLLLFVQQRELVARWGRGLGVGGGRDLTGASPTVRAAAGSLGFASLVLAVLIPQFVPTLSLSVFGFGPGSGSGDDITVENPMTDLRRDLNRGNDIPLVRFATDNPDPGYLRIAVLNNFTDNEWSTGDRDIPGDQQARGPLPVADIAPGVEERTFDHQVAVLEGLESMWLPTAFPVEEVYIGGDWRYDTATLDILSADRSVTTAGQEYRMVEVERELDRALLDRAPNWAGEVSPDLVELPDGFPAYVRNLALEVTRDYPSRYEKAVALQRWFREDGGFSYSLENVPPGNGTDEMVAFLTEGNNGRVGYCEQFASSMAAMARSLGIPARVAVGFLTPDRTGPDTWEYSAWDMHAWPELYFSGAGWVRFEPTPADRVPGVPSYTETQLTEPGAPEETEQPGPTADPSQTLQPDPRLDEGRLPEGEAGAAGEQPSALVRALPVLGGLAVGLLLLWLPRTLRRTQHRRRLRGDVEQVWAELRATAVDLGVDWPEQRSPRETRDHLVRFLGDPAAETPQRPRRGEHIAPGAVAGLDRLVGRLERRRYARPEQRRVIDAELGQDAEAVLTSLWAGANQKARRRATWWPVSLLPWRRPPETVVAPTLVRHGGVVDHVG